From a single Nicotiana tabacum cultivar K326 chromosome 8, ASM71507v2, whole genome shotgun sequence genomic region:
- the LOC107821690 gene encoding DExH-box ATP-dependent RNA helicase DExH12-like — MADSGGGAEAHARMKQYEYRANSNLTLTTDSRRPRDIHELTGEPESLYGRIDPKTFGDRAYRGRPSEKDRKKKERQWDTLASEPKRRRLLQEESVLNLTDEEGGVYQPKTMETRAAYEAMLSLIQQQIGGQPFSVVSGAADEILAVLKDGNFKNPEKKLEIHKLLNPISDQVFDKLVSIGQLITDYQLDGHVDSDEALDYDVGVAVEFEENEDEEEDEESEIDDEEDDDVVLEANGSGSMQMGSGIDEDEMQESDEGMALNVQDIDAYWLQRKISQAYQQQMDPQQSQKLAEEVLKILAERDDDRQVETKLLVHLQFDKFSLIKYLLGNRLKVVWCTRLARAEDQEKRKRIEEEMLALGQDHAAILEQLRATRVTAKERQKKLEKNIREEARSLKDETGGVDGNGDSKALIDRDVDNGGQHELLDLDSLTFHQGGLLMSNKTLELPAGSYRSHKKGYEEVHVPALKSKPLAPGQELVKISSIPEWAQPVFSGMTQLNKVQSKVYETALFTPENILLCAPTGAGKTNVAMFTILQQIALNRNEDGSFNHNNYKIVYVAPMKALVAEVVGNLSKRLEHYGVKVKELSGDQTLTRQQIEETQIIVTTPEKWDIITRKSGDRTYMQLVKLVIIDEIHLLHDNRGPVLESIIARTVRQIETTKEHIRLVGLSATLPNYEDVAVFLQVDRNKGLFHFDNSYRPVPLAQQYIGITVKKPLQRFQLMNDVCYEKVISVAGKHQVLIFVHSRKETAKTARAIRDTALANDTLGKFLKEDSLTWEILQSQTELIKSNDLKDVLPYGFAIHHAGLARTDRQLVEELFAAGHVQVLVSTATLAWGVNLPAHTVIIKGTQIYNPEKGAWTELSPLDVMQMLGRAGRPQYDTYGEGIIITGHTQLQYYLSLMNQQLPIESQLISKLPDQLNAEIVLGTVQNAKEACKWLLYTYLCVRMLRNPTLYGLKTDFALEERCADLVHSAATLLDKNNLIKYDRKSGYFQVTDLGRIASYYYITHGTISTYNEHLKPTMGDIELCRLFSLSEEFKYATVRQDEKMELAKLLDRVPIPIRESLEEPSAKINVLLQAYISQLKLEGLSLSSDMVYITQSAARLMRALFEIVLKRGWAQLAEKALKWCKMISKRMWSVQTPLRQFHGIPNEILMKLEKKDLAWERYYDLSSQELGELIRSPKMGRTLHKFIHQFPKLNLTAHVQPITRSVLRVELTITPDFRWDDKVHGFVEPFWVIVEDDDGEYILHYEYFMLKKQYIDEDHTLNFTVPIYEPLPPQYFIRVVSDRWLGSETVLPVSFRHLILPEKYPPPTELLDLQPLPITALRNPAYEALCQDFKHFNPVQTQVFTVLYNSDDNVLVAAPTGSGKTICAEFAILRNHQKGPDSAMRAVYIAPLVALAKERFSDWKKKFGDSLGMRVVELTGETTSDLKLLEKGQLIISTPEKWDALSRRWKQRKHVQQVSLFIIDELHLIGGQGGPILEVIVSRMRYISSQVENKIRIIALSTSLANAKDLGEWIGATSHGLFNFPPTVRPVPLEIHIQGIDIANFEARMQAMTKPTYTAIVRHARKGKPAIVYVPTRKHARLTALDLMTYSSMDSEDTPIFLLRSADELEPFVNRINESMLKETLKYGVGYLHEGLSGNDQAIVKTLFETGWIQVCVMNSTMCWGVAVSAHLVVVMGTQYYDGRENAQYTDYPVTDLLQMMGHASRPLVDSSGKCIILCHAPRKDYYKKFLYEAFPVESHLQHYLHDNLNAEVVTGVIQNKQDAVNYLTWTFMYRRLTQNPNYYNLLGVGHRHLSDHLSQLVENAISDLEASKCVAVEDDFLLSPMNLGRIASYYYISYTTIERFNSSLTSKTKLKGMLEILASASEYEQLPIRPGEEELIRRLIHHQRFSFENPIYTDPHIKANALLQAHFSRQVVGGNLVSDQQEVLVSATRLLQAMVDVISSNGWFSLAILAMEVSQMVTQGMWVRDSVLLQVPHFTEELASKCLENPGKSIETVFDLVQMKVDEKRELFQMSDLELMDIERFCNRFPDIDLTYDVLESDNVRAGDHVSVQVTLERDIKGRTEVGPVFAPRYAKAKEEGWWLVVGDTKSNQLLAIKRVTSLQRKCSVKLEFAAPAEAGTRTYTLYFVCDSYFLACDQEYSFTLDVKEAMAEDNNGKRLM; from the coding sequence aTGGCCGATTCGGGTGGTGGTGCAGAGGCACATGCACGTATGAAACAGTATGAATACCGAGCAAACTCAAATCTTACCCTAACCACCGATTCTCGTCGTCCTCGTGATATTCATGAACTGACCGGTGAACCTGAGTCTCTTTATGGCAGAATAGACCCCAAAACATTTGGTGATCGAGCTTACAGAGGTAGACCATCTGAGAAGGATAGGAAGAAAAAGGAGCGGCAATGGGACACACTTGCCTCTGAGCCTAAAAGACGACGACTTCTTCAGGAAGAAAGTGTTCTTAATTTAACTGATGAGGAAGGTGGAGTTTACCAGCCTAAAACTATGGAAACTAGGGCTGCTTATGAAGCCATGCTCAGCCTTATTCAGCAGCAAATTGGCGGGCAGCCCTTTAGTGTTGTGAGTGGGGCTGCTGATGAGATATTGGCCGTGTTAAAAGACGGCAACTTTAAGAACCCTGAAAAGAAATTGGAAATTCATAAGCTGTTAAACCCTATTTCGGACCAGGTGTTTGATAAGTTGGTGTCGATTGGGCAACTCATCACTGACTACCAGTTAGATGGCCACGTTGATAGTGATGAAGCTCTTGATTATGATGTTGGTGTGGCAGTTGAGTTTGAGGAGaatgaagacgaagaagaagatgaagaaagcgagattgatgatgaagaggatgatGATGTTGTGCTGGAAGCCAATGGTTCTGGCTCAATGCAAATGGGCAGTGGCATTGATGAAGATGAGATGCAGGAGTCGGATGAAGGAATGGCTTTGAATGTTCAGGACATAGATGCTTATTGGCTTCAAAGAAAGATTTCTCAAGCTTACCAGCAGCAGATGGATCCGCAACAGAGCCAAAAGCTTGCTGAAGAAGTTCTTAAAATTCTTGCTGAAAGGGATGATGATCGCCAAGTAGAAACCAAGCTACTGGTTCATCTCCAATTTGACAAGTTCAGTCTCATCAAATATCTTCTAGGGAACCGGCTTAAGGTAGTATGGTGTACCCGTCTTGCAAGGgctgaagaccaagagaaaaggAAGAGAATTGAAGAAGAGATGTTGGCTTTGGGGCAAGATCATGCTGCCATATTAGAGCAGTTGCGCGCGACTAGGGTTACAGCAAAAGAGAGGCAGAAGAAGTTGGAAAAAAACATTAGGGAAGAGGCTCGGTCTCTTAAAGAtgagactggtggtgttgatggTAACGGGGATAGTAAGGCACTTATAGATAGAGATGTTGATAATGGTGGACAGCATGAGTTGCTTGATCTTGACAGCCTTACATTTCATCAAGGTGGTTTATTGATGTCAAATAAGACATTAGAGCTTCCAGCGGGGTCTTATAGGAGTCATAAGAAGGGCTATGAGGAAGTTCATGTACCAGCATTGAAGTCCAAGCCACTAGCCCCTGGCCAAGAGCTTGTGAAGATATCGTCCATTCCAGAGTGGGCTCAACCAGTGTTTAGCGGGATGACCCAATTGAACAAGGTGCAGAGTAAAGTATATGAAACTGCCCTCTTTACCCCAGAGAACATTTTGCTCTGTGCTCCGACTGGTGCTGGGAAGACCAATGTAGCTATGTTTACTATACTTCAGCAAATTGCACTAAACCGCAACGAAGATGGATCATTCAACCACAACAATTATAAGATTGTATATGTGGCACCCATGAAAGCCCTTGTTGCGGAAGTGGTTGGTAATCTCTCCAAGCGGTTGGAACATTATGGTGTCAAGGTGAAAGAGTTGAGCGGTGATCAAACATTAACTCGTCAACAGATTGAAGAGACTCAAATTATTGTGACTACCCCAGAGAAGTGGGATATTATAACAAGAAAGTCAGGCGATCGCACGTATATGCAGCTTGTTAAACTTGTTATTATTGATGAGATACATCTCCTTCATGACAATCGAGGGCCTGTCCTGGAGAGTATCATTGCGAGAACTGTTAGACAGATTGAAACCACAAAAGAGCATATTCGGCTTGTTGGATTATCAGCAACTCTTCCAAATTATGAGGACGTGGCTGTGTTTTTGCAAGTTGATCGGAACAAAGGACTCTTTCATTTTGACAATAGCTATAGACCTGTACCGTTGGCTCAACAGTATATTGGTATTACTGTTAAGAAGCCACTGCAGAGATTCCAGTTGATGAATGATGTTTGCTATGAGAAGGTGATTAGTGTTGCAGGAAAGCATCAGGTGCTTATTTTTGTCCATTCAAGGAAAGAAACAGCTAAAACAGCTCGGGCAATACGGGATACTGCACTTGCTAATGACACCCTTGGTAAGTTTTTGAAGGAGGATAGTTTAACTTGGGAAATTCTACAGTCTCAAACTGAGCTTATCAAGAGCAATGACCTCAAAGATGTTCTACCATATGGTTTTGCGATTCACCATGCGGGGTTGGCTAGAACTGATCGGCAACTTGTGGAGGAGCTTTTTGCTGCTGGCCATGTGCAAGTTTTGGTTTCAACAGCAACCTTAGCTTGGGGTGTCAATTTACCTGCACATACTGTCATTATAAAGGGCACTCAGATATACAATCCTGAAAAAGGAGCCTGGACTGAACTCAGTCCCCTTGATGTTATGCAGATGCTTGGCCGTGCGGGAAGGCCTCAATATGACACTTATGGTGAAGGAATCATCATAACTGGACACACACAATTGCAATATTATCTTTCTTTAATGAATCAGCAGCTTCCTATTGAAAGTCAACTAATATCTAAGTTGCCTGATCAATTGAACGCAGAGATTGTCCTTGGGACGGTGCAGAATGCCAAAGAGGCATGCAAGTGGCTCCTCTATACTTACCTCTGTGTTCGAATGCTACGAAATCCCACTCTTTATGGTCTCAAAACTGACTTTGCTTTGGAGGAAAGGTGTGCTGACTTGGTTCATTCTGCAGCTACATTACTGGACAAAAACAACCTGATTAAGTATGATAGAAAAAGTGGATATTTTCAGGTGACTGACTTGGGTCGCATTGCTAGCTATTACTACATAACTCATGGGACAATTTCCACATACAATGAGCACTTGAAACCGACGATGGGTGATATTGAGCTTTGTAGACTCTTCTCTCTCAGTGAGGAGTTCAAATATGCAACGGTAAGACAAGATGAGAAGATGGAATTGGCAAAGCTTCTGGATCGTGTTCCCATTCCTATCAGAGAGAGTCTTGAGGAGCCCAGTGCCAAGATCAATGTTCTACTGCAGGCATATATTTCGCAGCTGAAGCTCGAAGGGTTGTCTTTGTCATCGGACATGGTTTATATAACTCAGAGTGCTGCACGTCTCATGCGAGCTCTTTTTGAGATAGTTCTGAAAAGAGGATGGGCTCAGTTAGCTGAGAAGGCCTTGAAATGGTGCAAAATGATAAGCAAAAGGATGTGGAGTGTACAGACACCACTTCGCCAATTCCATGGCATACCAAATGAGATCTTGATGAAGTTGGAGAAGAAAGATTTGGCTTGGGAGCGTTATTATGATCTTTCATCACAAGAATTGGGAGAGCTTATCCGGTCCCCAAAGATGGGAAGGACGTTACACAAGTTTATTCATCAGTTCCCAAAGCTGAACCTCACAGCACATGTTCAACCAATTACCCGGTCAGTTTTGAGGGTAGAATTGACTATTACACCAGATTTCCGATGGGACGACAAGGTTCATGGTTTTGTAGAACCTTTCTGGGTGATTGTTGAAGATGATGATGGAGAATATATTCTTCACTATGAATATTTCATGCTGAAGAAGCAGTATATTGATGAAGACCATACTTTGAACTTCACAGTCCCAATATATGAGCCATTGCCCCCTCAATATTTCATTCGCGTTGTCTCAGACAGATGGCTAGGGTCCGAAACTGTTTTGCCAGTCTCTTTCCGACACCTGATTTTGCCTGAAAAATATCCTCCTCCCACCGAGTTACTAGACTTACAACCTCTGCCAATAACTGCATTGAGGAATCCAGCATATGAAGCACTTTGTCAAGATTTTAAGCATTTCAATCCGGTTCAGACTCAGGTTTTCACAGTGTTGTACAATTCAGATGACAATGTTTTGGTTGCAGCTCCAACTGGTAGTGGGAAGACCATTTGTGCTGAATTTGCCATATTGAGGAATCATCAGAAAGGACCTGATAGTGCCATGCGTGCTGTATATATAGCTCCACTAGTGGCTCTTGCCAAGGAGCGATTCAGTGATTGGAAGAAGAAATTTGGAGACTCTCTGGGGATGAGAGTTGTTGAATTAACTGGGGAGACAACCAGTGATCTGAAGCTGTTGGAGAAGGGTCAATTAATTATCAGCACGCCTGAGAAATGGGATGCTTTATCTCGTCGTTGGAAACAGCGTAAGCATGTTCAGCAAGTCAGTCTTTTCATAATCGATGAGTTGCATCTGATTGGTGGTCAAGGTGGCCCAATCCTGGAGGTAATCGTCTCTCGGATGAGATATATCTCAAGCCAGGTTGAGAACAAGATCCGGATCATCGCTTTGTCAACTTCCCTAGCTAATGCCAAGGATTTGGGAGAATGGATTGGGGCTACATCTCATGGGCTCTTCAACTTTCCTCCTACTGTCAGGCCTGTGCCACTGGAAATACACATTCAGGGTATTGATATTGCTAACTTTGAAGCTAGGATGCAAGCCATGACAAAGCCCACATATACTGCAATAGTCCGACATGCAAGGAAAGGAAAACCTGCAATCGTGTATGTTCCTACAAGGAAGCATGCACGCTTGACTGCCCTAGATCTGATGACTTATTCAAGCATGGACAGCGAAGACACACCTATATTTCTGCTACGATCTGCAGACGAGTTGGAGCCTTTTGTCAACAGGATCAATGAATCTATGCTGAAGGAGACACTCAAATATGGCGTGGGCTACTTGCATGAGGGATTGAGTGGCAATGATCAGGCTATAGTGAAAACATTGTTTGAAACTGGATGGATTCAAGTGTGTGTAATGAACAGTACAATGTGTTGGGGAGTAGCAGTATCTGCACATTTGGTGGTGGTCATGGGAACTCAATACTATGATGGTAGGGAAAATGCACAGTACACTGATTATCCGGTTACTGATTTGTTGCAGATGATGGGTCATGCTAGTCGTCCTCTTGTAGATAGCTCTGGGAAGTGTATCATCCTCTGCCATGCACCACGGAAGGACTACTATAAGAAGTTCTTGTATGAAGCATTCCCAGTTGAAAGCCATCTGCAGCACTATCTCCATGACAATTTGAATGCTGAGGTGGTTACTGGAGTTATTCAGAACAAGCAGGATGCTGTGAATTACCTAACATGGACCTTCATGTACAGAAGGCTGACACAGAATCCAAATTACTACAATCTGCTGGGTGTTGGTCACAGGCATCTCTCTGACCACCTCTCGCAGCTGGTGGAGAATGCTATCAGTGACTTGGAGGCAAGCAAATGTGTCGCCGTTGAGGATGACTTTTTGCTTTCACCTATGAATCTTGGCAGGATAGCGTCATATTATTATATCAGTTACACGACAATAGAGCGTTTTAACTCTTCTTTGACCTCCAAAACGAAGTTGAAGGGCATGCTGGAAATATTGGCTTCAGCTTCGGAATATGAACAGTTGCCTATACGACCAGGTGAGGAGGAGTTGATAAGAAGGTTGATTCATCACCAGCGTTTCTCTTTTGAGAATCCGATATACACAGATCCTCACATAAAGGCTAATGCTCTTTTGCAAGCCCATTTCTCTAGGCAAGTGGTGGGTGGCAATCTCGTTTCTGACCAGCAAGAGGTGCTTGTTTCTGCTACTAGGCTGCTTCAAGCAATGGTTGATGTTATTTCCAGCAATGGATGGTTTAGTCTAGCAATTCTAGCAATGGAGGTAAGCCAGATGGTGACACAGGGAATGTGGGTACGTGATTCTGTGCTTCTCCAGGTTCCACACTTCACAGAGGAATTGGCTAGCAAGTGCCTAGAAAATCCAGGAAAGAGTATAGAGACAGTGTTTGATTTAGTGCAGATGAAAGTTGACGAGAAGCGTGAGCTCTTTCAAATGTCGGACTTAGAGCTTATGGATATTGAACGGTTCTGTAATCGGTTTCCAGACATTGATTTGACATATGATGTGCTGGAGAGTGATAATGTGAGGGCTGGAGACCATGTAAGTGTGCAGGTAACCCTTGAGCGAGATATTAAGGGTAGAACAGAGGTTGGGCCTGTTTTTGCACCCAGATATGCTAAAGCCAAGGAAGAAGGATGGTGGCTTGTTGTTGGCGATACAAAGAGCAACCAATTACTGGCCATTAAGAGAGTTACGTCCCTCCAAAGGAAGTGTAGTGTCAAGCTGGAGTTTGCTGCGCCTGCAGAAGCTGGAACGAGGACCTACACACTCTATTTTGTCTGCGACTCTTATTTTCTGGCCTGTGATCAGGAATATAGTTTTACTCTTGATGTTAAAGAAGCAATGGCTGAAGATAACAATGGTAAGAGATTGATGTAg
- the LOC107800521 gene encoding ethylene-responsive transcription factor ERF003-like, with protein MIKQQGLCVVQGLEPIFHTIQTCHRHLPQSFSATLTAKLHKCYMASLQIAKTSAQQHRIQSSHVDVLKNAPIQEHIVHDMKQQLVVAKPSVLTHDVESIPQFVKPLEDDHIEQMIEELLDYESIELSSNVTSQ; from the coding sequence ATGATAAAGCAACAAGGCTTATGTGTGGTCCAAGGGCTAGAACCAATTTTCCATACAATTCAAACATGCCACAGACATCTTCCTCAAAGCTTCTCAGCTACTTTGACAGCCAAGTTGCACAAATGTTACATGGCTTCACTTCAAATAGCCAAAACCTCAGCACAACAACATAGAATCCAATCTTCACATGTTGATGTACTAAAAAATGCACCCATTCAAGAACATATTGTCCATGATATGAAACAACAATTGGTAGTTGCAAAGCCATCAGTATTGACACATGATGTGGAGAGCATACCACAATTTGTGAAGCCACTTGAAGATGATCACATAGAACAAATGATTGAAGAACTGCTTGATTATGAGTCCATTGAGCTTTCCTCTAATGTTACTTCTCAGTAA
- the LOC107800520 gene encoding uncharacterized protein At2g39795, mitochondrial yields MAAFLRASRRSLLSFQFSHGQHSSLHCSKFISQFSRTHAAEVIQKSPFESNILRILRNEVNYQLDYAPPRPPVTKFNTFMVEDRPGEQWITLRRKFGNDEHIKIEATMFDGSITVPKTSDENIGEDVRLHISVLVDIWKGEGSEFLEFVCSSWPNSLEIQKVYILRSDSSPAQPYMGPNVRDLNSGFRDGLNEFLKTRGINDELSAFLHEFMMNKDRTEAIEWLRKIQSFIEN; encoded by the exons ATGGCGGCATTTCTTCGAGCATCTCGTAGATCACTTCTTTCGTTTCAATTTTCTCACGGCCAACACTCCTCTCTCCATTGTAGCAAATTCATCTCTCAATTTTCCAGGACTCACGCAGCAGAGGTGATTCAAAAATCACCATTTGAATCAAACATACTCAGAATCCTTCGCAATGAAGTCAATTATCAGTTGGATTACGCCCCTCCCCGCCCG CCTGTTACAAAGTTTAATACATTTATGGTGGAAGATCGTCCAGGCGAGCAGTGGATTACCTTGAGGAGAAAATTTGGCAATGATGAACATATCAAAATCGAGGCAACGATGTTTGATGGATCAATTACTGTTCCAAAAACAAGTGATGAAAATATTGGGGAAGATGTGCGGCTTCACATAAGTGTGCTTGTTGACATATGGAAGGGTGAAGGTAGTGAGTTCTTGGAGTTTGTCTGTTCATCCTGGCCAAATTCCTTAGAAATTCAGAAAGTATACATACTCAGGAGCGATAGTTCTCCAGCTCAGCCTTATATGGGGCCCAATGTTAG GGATTTGAACAGTGGCTTCCGAGATGGCCTAAATGAATTCCTAAAGACAAGAGGCATAAATGATGAACTTTCTGCATTCCTACACGAGTTTATGATGAATAAGGATAGAACTGAAGCAATTGAATGGTTGAGAAAAATCCAGTCTTTTATCGAAAATTAG
- the LOC107800523 gene encoding Golgi SNAP receptor complex member 1-1 isoform X1 has protein sequence MDPPTSWDSLRKQARKLEAQLDEQMHIYRKFVSNKTGNANDNDLEPNIDQLLKQLQQVNSQMQAWVSSGGSEIFSHTLTRHQEILQDLFQEFNRLRSSYRAKKEHASLLEDFREFDRTRFDLEDGSGSHEQALLNERASLHRSTGQMDGVISQAQETIKTLMFQRSTFGGINSKLSNVSSRLPTVNHILSAIKKKKSMDTIILSLVASVCMFLILVYWMTK, from the exons ATGGATCCTCCTACCTCTTGGGATTCCTTGCGAAAGCAG GCAAGGAAGCTTGAAGCTCAGCTGGATGAGCAGATGCATATATATCGTAAGTTCGTTTCAAACAAAACTGGTAATGCTAATGATAATGATCTTGAACCCAATATAGATCAACTGCTCAAGCAGCTTCAACAAGTAAATTCACAAATGCAAGCATGGGTTTCATCAGGAGGATCTGAGATCTTTTCTCATACGCTGACTCGGCATCAAGAAATTCTTCAAGATCTTTTTCAG GAGTTTAATCGGCTCCGTTCAAGTTACAGAGCTAAGAAAGAGCATGCGTCATTGCTTGAAGACTTTAGGGAGTTTGATCGGACCAGGTTTGATCTGGAAGATGGTAGTGGGTCTCATGAGCAAGCACTCCTTAATGAACGTGCTTCCCTCCATAGGAGTACTGGACAG ATGGATGGCGTGATTTCTCAAGCTCAAGAAACAATAAAGACACTTATGTTTCAAAGATCAACATTTGGTGGCATTAATTCAAAGTTGAGCAATGTCAGCAGTCGCCTTCCAACG GTTAATCATATTCTTTCTGCAATAAAGAAGAAAAAGTCTATGGATACTATCATTCTTTCATTAGTTGCCTCGGTATGCATGTTTCTCATTTTGGTTTACTGGATGACGaaatga
- the LOC107800523 gene encoding Golgi SNAP receptor complex member 1-1 isoform X2, with product MDPPTSWDSLRKQARKLEAQLDEQMHIYRKFVSNKTGNANDNDLEPNIDQLLKQLQQVNSQMQAWVSSGGSEIFSHTLTRHQEILQDLFQEFNRLRSSYRAKKEHASLLEDFREFDRTRFDLEDGSGSHEQALLNERASLHRSTGQMDGVISQAQETIKTLMFQRSTFGGINSKLSNVSSRLPT from the exons ATGGATCCTCCTACCTCTTGGGATTCCTTGCGAAAGCAG GCAAGGAAGCTTGAAGCTCAGCTGGATGAGCAGATGCATATATATCGTAAGTTCGTTTCAAACAAAACTGGTAATGCTAATGATAATGATCTTGAACCCAATATAGATCAACTGCTCAAGCAGCTTCAACAAGTAAATTCACAAATGCAAGCATGGGTTTCATCAGGAGGATCTGAGATCTTTTCTCATACGCTGACTCGGCATCAAGAAATTCTTCAAGATCTTTTTCAG GAGTTTAATCGGCTCCGTTCAAGTTACAGAGCTAAGAAAGAGCATGCGTCATTGCTTGAAGACTTTAGGGAGTTTGATCGGACCAGGTTTGATCTGGAAGATGGTAGTGGGTCTCATGAGCAAGCACTCCTTAATGAACGTGCTTCCCTCCATAGGAGTACTGGACAG ATGGATGGCGTGATTTCTCAAGCTCAAGAAACAATAAAGACACTTATGTTTCAAAGATCAACATTTGGTGGCATTAATTCAAAGTTGAGCAATGTCAGCAGTCGCCTTCCAACG TGA